In the genome of Polaromonas vacuolata, the window CTTGGCTAGCTTGGAGAGACGATGCAGATAGGCCGAACCAGCTGCACTTCGTTGCAACCGATACCTACTTTCTCAGTGCGCAAGCCATGCTGGACGCTAACCAAGCCTACCCCCAGCTGTTGCCGTTAATTGAGCAGTTACAAGCGCAACTATGGGGTTTGCTACCAGGCATGCACCGATTGCTGTTTGAAGACGGATACGTGCTGCTCACCCTGTGTGTGGGAGATGCCAAAACCATGCTGCAGCAGCAATTGCTAGAGGTTGACTCGCTATACCTCAATGGTTTTGACCATCAACAGTCCCCACTTATCTGGGATTTACACACCATCAAAGCCGTTGCCAGTTGCTGCCGGCGCGGCACTCGCTTAGCAACAAACGCGACAGATCACGCATTACCAGAGCGCTTAAAACAATGCGGCTTTGAAACCGAAAAAACATCCGCTACAACACCACAGCAATACAGCTTACAAGGCCTATATAACCCGGCTTGGGAGCCAAGAAAAGCAATCGATCAACGGAGACCACGGGCATTGGCAGCGAGCAGCTGTATTGTCATAGGCGCAGGCCTAACTGGCGCGGCAATCGCAGCCAGCTTGAGTAAGCGTGGCTGGAAGGTCACGGTATTGGACGCAGCCGCTACGCCCGCAAGCGGGGCATCGGGTTTACCTGCAGGACTATTGGTGCCGCATATCTCTGTCGATGACAGCTTGCTGTCAAAACTATCACGCAGCGGTGCACGCATCACGCGCCAACAGGCCAAAGCATTGCTGGAAGATGGCAAAGACTGGTGTCACAACGGCGTTCTGCAACGCGATTTGGATGGCACAGGCCCGCAGTTACCTAAAGCTTGGTTCAACGAGTGGTCTAAAGCGGCTGCTGAGTGGAGTTGCCGGAGTTCTGAAGAACAAAATATTGCCTGCGGCCTAAGCCCCCAAGCAGACGGTATTTGGCATGCCAGCGCTAGCTGGATCAAACCCGCAAAACTGGTTGAAGCTTGGTTAAAAACGCCAGGTGTTAGTTGGCAAGGCAGTGCGCGAGTAGCAAGTCTTAAAGCCGCAAAAACTGTTCAAGCAGGTTGGCAAGCGCTGGATGCGGACGAAAAAGTACTCGCACAAGCTGATTTGGTGGTGATCGCCGCAGCATTTGACAGCCAAACGCTGGCGCAATCACTAGGCGTTGAACTGCGTATGCACCCGATACGCGGTCAAGTTTCATGGGGTTTGCATCAGTCTGGCGAGTCGCCCAATAAGGCGGCTCTAAACGGTCACGGCAGTTACACGCCCGCCCTGCCGTTAGAACAAGGCTTGGCATGGATGGTGGGCGCAAGCTATGAACGCGACTGCGCAACGGCTGAAATAAAAGCGCAAGATCACGCGCAAAATTTAGCTAAATTGCAGCAGCTATTGCCAGCAGCCGCAGAGCAGATGCAAAGCGAACTGGCAAAAAATCAAATTCATGGCTGGGCAGGCGTGCGCTGCGCCACACCTTCACGTCTACCCATGCTCACGCGCTTAGCTGGCGCTTCAGTCGGCCCGCAGGTTTGGGTTTGCAGTGGCATGGGTTCGCGTGGCTTGACGTTCTCAGGTCTTTGCGCCGAACTACTCGCCGCTTGGCTACACGCTGAGCCTTTGCCCATGGAGCAAAGACTGGTCAAGGCCTTGATGATAGATAAGGCCAAGGCAAGTTAAAAAGCCGCGCACTCTTTACTGCATAGCCTCAGCGGGACGCCGCGCTTTGACATAAGCATTGCTTGGCATGTAGGCTTTGCCATCGGCATAACGCCAATCCGTCATAGTGCCTTTGTTAGCGCGCACCTCTAATTTACCGACAAAAGCACCCATGGTGGACTGCTGATCCAAAGCCCGGAACTCGGCCGGTCCAAAAGGTGTGCTGAACTTCAAACCACGAAAAGCGGTCACTAGCTTTTCACCATCGGTGGAATTGGCCTTTTTGATAGCTGCAAAAATCGCTTGCATGGTGGAGTAACCCACGACAGACCCGACTTTTGGGTTCTCGTTAAAGCGCTTGTAGTAATTAGCTGCAAAGCTCGCGTGCTCACGCGTATCGATTTGATCCCAAGGGTAGCCGGTAACTATCCAGCCTTTTGGCGTTTCATCCTTGAGCACGTCAAGATATTCAGGCTCGCCCGAGAGCAGCGAGACAACTGGTGTTTTAGGAAAAATGCCGCGCTGATTGCCTTCGCGCACCAGCTTGGCCAAATCTGAACCAAAAGTCACGTTGAAAATGGCATCCGGTTTTGACTGCATAGTCGCTTGCAAAGTAGTGCCAGCGTCT includes:
- the mnmC gene encoding FAD-dependent 5-carboxymethylaminomethyl-2-thiouridine(34) oxidoreductase MnmC — its product is MTERIEWPKGGATSTALKSSSLLSRQLIDDIHLSQAAKVFLAGCGLPMVWRKKSDWRILEVGFGLGQNFLLTWLAWRDDADRPNQLHFVATDTYFLSAQAMLDANQAYPQLLPLIEQLQAQLWGLLPGMHRLLFEDGYVLLTLCVGDAKTMLQQQLLEVDSLYLNGFDHQQSPLIWDLHTIKAVASCCRRGTRLATNATDHALPERLKQCGFETEKTSATTPQQYSLQGLYNPAWEPRKAIDQRRPRALAASSCIVIGAGLTGAAIAASLSKRGWKVTVLDAAATPASGASGLPAGLLVPHISVDDSLLSKLSRSGARITRQQAKALLEDGKDWCHNGVLQRDLDGTGPQLPKAWFNEWSKAAAEWSCRSSEEQNIACGLSPQADGIWHASASWIKPAKLVEAWLKTPGVSWQGSARVASLKAAKTVQAGWQALDADEKVLAQADLVVIAAAFDSQTLAQSLGVELRMHPIRGQVSWGLHQSGESPNKAALNGHGSYTPALPLEQGLAWMVGASYERDCATAEIKAQDHAQNLAKLQQLLPAAAEQMQSELAKNQIHGWAGVRCATPSRLPMLTRLAGASVGPQVWVCSGMGSRGLTFSGLCAELLAAWLHAEPLPMEQRLVKALMIDKAKAS